DNA sequence from the Desulfobaccales bacterium genome:
TTAAGGCATGGGTGGTTTTGAAATATGGTTATAATTTATTAATAATTAATGGTGGTTAGTTAATGAAGCGAAGGCCAGTGGGCGGAGGTCTTAAAAGAGATTGAGCTTGGGAAATTTATCAAGCAGCAGGCGAATAAGCTGGCGCGACCGTAAAAATTTGCGGGAAATCAAAAATGCAGGGTCATCCCTGACCCTGCCGTTAAACCCATATCATTTGGTAAAATCTATGATTTTACTTCCGCCGCCAGCCTAACAGGCCCAAGCCCAGAAGCCCAGATCCGAACAGCGGCAGAGCCGCGGGAATGGGCACCGCGGTGGCTATTTGCCGCAGGCCGAAGCTCAAATCAGCATCATCAGCAACATCAAAGGTTATCACGAAATTTGCCGGGGCTGGTCCAGGACAAACATCGCGGCTGCCCCCAAAACCACCATTCCAGAAGTTCAGGGTCAGACCGTCAGCGGAAAGCTCGAACTGTTTAAAATCGTCGCTGTTAAAAGGTTCTTTCATGACAACACCTGTGGCGCGTTCCGTAAAGTCCGCATTCCACAGCTCAAAGTGGTAATCGGACCAGCAATAGGGACTGGTGTTAGTGATGTGGAAGGTCGCAAGGTGATCGCCAACTGGAGAGTCGGTGAAATCAATGACCTTGTCAAAAAAATGCCCCGCCGAGTCGACGACCGCAAAGCCGTCATGCGACGGATAGGGGGTCAGAAAGGTTTCATTGTAATCTTCAAAGATCGCAAACCCTGAACCCGTCGTGTTAACGTTCTCTATCGTATTTAGGTTGTCATAGACAGCAGTAGCTTCCACATGGAAGGCCATGGCCTGCATAGCCAGGCCAAACACCAGCACCAGGCCCAGCGCCAATCCTATTGCAAATTTTCTCATTTTTTCCTCCTTAGGGTCCAGCCGTGATTTATCATTCAAACCTCGCAGATGGATCTAAGCTCTACAAAATGTCCCCAAGACGAAGGCTTCGGGATCCATCCCATGCACGTTTGCCGCTAAGTTTTCACCTCCTTCTCTGATCTCTGACGTCCCGACTTTAAAACACTCCTTCAGGTTATCCGGACCGAGAATCATGTCTAACAATATTATGCAATTTATATACCGCATTAATTTGATATTTAACTTGTCTAAATTATTGATGAATAAAATTATATCTGTATTATATTTTGTTAATAATATGAGACATTTTATTGAGTATGTCTGTATTTTTGAACACTGATTGGGTAAATTAATGCAGCTTTAAATTTGCTGAGGAAAAGGAACCCGGAGGGTATTAATGTCCAAACACAGCGCCGGATTACTTCTGTACCGCTGGCGTTCGGGTGGCTTGGAGGTCTTGCTGGTGCATCCCGGCGGGCCGTTTTGGGCGGGAAAAGATGACGGGGCCTGGTCCATCCCCAAAGGCGAATTCAACCCGCCCGAGGACCCCCTGGCTGCGGCTTATCGTGAGTTTAACGAGGAGACGAGTTGTTTGGCGGCTGGCGGGGTCATCCGGCTAACCTCCTTGAAGCAGCCCAGCGGCAAGCTTATTCAGGCCTGGGCCCTGAAGGGCGACTGCGACGCCGAGGCCATCCACAGCAATACGTTTACCCTGGAGTGGCCGCCCCGCTCCGGCCACCTCCAAGAATTCCCGGAAGTGGATCGGGCCGCCTGGTTTTCCCTCGAAGTTGCCCGGAAGAAGATTATTAAGGGTCAAGCGGGGTTTCTGGAGGAACTCGGGTACCTAGTGCAGGACTCGCGCCCCTGATCCTACCCCCAATGAGGGGTCCCGGGACTTTTGGATGATGGTGTTGATGCAGCCTCGCCCTAATCGGTTGGTCGTTTCTCCATGGACGGCACCGTAAAGAAAATTTCGGTGCCCCGATGCTTCTGAGCCTTGATCGTCAGTGCGCCTCCCAGTATGTGCACCCGCTCTTCCAGGGCGGCCAGGCCCAACCCCTTCTTGGCTGCGTCCCGGACCAAAATCTGGTCCAGATCGAACCCCACGCCGTCGTCGGTCACCTGAAACGACACCCCATCGGGTGAGCGTCTGATGACAATACTGACCTGCCTGGCCTGGGAGTGTTTGGCTATATTGGTGAGGGTTTCCTGGAAAATCCGGTAAAGGTTGACCTCTTCATCCCGGGAGAACAGGCCTTCGATGTCATCCATCTTAAGTGACAGTTCAATCTCATGGTACTTGCAGAACTCCTCCCCCAGGACCCGCAGCCCCGCCACCAGGCCCAGATCGTCCAACACCGACGGGCGCAGGTTCCGGGCGAGACGGCGGACATTGTCAATGACCCCGTTCAGATAGTCTAGGCTATGGGCGCATTCCTCCTTAGTCCGCCACTGCTCCGGGGGGACCATCTTCTCGATGGCCCTGAGCTGCATCTTCAAGACCATGAGAGACTGCCCCAGATCATCATGCAGTTCCAGGGCCAGATAGCGGCGCTCCTTCTCCTGGGCCTGCAAGAGCTGGGACGCCAGGTAGCGCAGCCGTTCTTCCGATTCCCGCAGGATCTCTTCCACCAGGCGGCGCTGGGCGTCCTGGGCCAGGAACTCCAGGGCAAAGGAGAGGTCGTCAGCCAGCGACTCCAACAGGGCGATTTCGTCAGCCGTGAAAAACCCCGGCCTGTCGGCGTAAACCGACAGAACTCCCACCACTTCTGATCCCACCTTTAACGGAAAAGCCGCCGAGGACTGAAACCCTCGGGCTAACGCCTGCTCCCGCCAGGGGGCCATGCGGGGGTCGGTGGCGATGTCATTACAGACGTCATACCTCCCTTCCCGGGCGGCGATGCCGGTGGGGCCGCGGCCCTCCGGGACATCATCAACAGGAATCGCGATACTTTGAACGTATTCGTCAGACAAGTCATACTTGGTCGCAGCCTTGACTAAACGCGTATCCAGGTCTATCAGGCCGATCCAGGCCAGCCGGAAGTCGCCCTCTTCCATCATCAGGCGACATATCCGCCGGAAAAGCTCTTCTTTGCCGGTGACCCGCACGATAGCTTCGTTGGCTTTGCTCAACATCCGGTACATACGGCCGAGGCTGGCCACCTGTTCTTCGGTCCGTTTGCGCACCGTGATATCCACACCCATTTCCAGCACAAGGGGCGAACCGTCCATATCGATAAAGGGATAATCATAGATCTGGTAGGTGTTACCATCCGGGCCGGGCCATTCCCAGACCACCGGCTGTCCGGTTTGAAAAACCGCCACGGCCTGGCATTCTTCGCAAGGATTTTGCTGCCCCGCAACCTCATAACAACGTTTTGATCCCGGTTCCCCAAAACGCCGGATAAATTCGCCGTTGACATAGGCAAAGCCACGATCCGGGCGCAGCAAAGCCACGTGTGCGGGGATGCGCTCCAGCACGGATAAGAGGCGCTGGCGTTCGTTCTGCAAGGCTTCTTCCGCCCGCCGCCGGGCCGTGACATCCCGGTCGACCTCCAGAATCGCCACCGGGACGCCCTCGTCGTTCCGTTGCACCACCATGCGGCTGGCTACCACGATTTCCTCGCCATCGGCCCTAATGTGCACCAATTCCCCATCCCATCGCCCCGTCTGGAACAGGTCCTGGTCAACTTCTTCCCGGGAGGAGGGGAATCGGGTCTTTAGCAGGGTATGAGTAACCTGGCCCGCGGCCTGCTCCCTAGGCCAGCCGTAGGCTTCTTCCGCCCCCCGGTTCCAGAAGACCACCCGGGAATCCAGGTCCCGGACGATGATGGCTTCCTGGGCCAGTTCCAGGAGTTGGGCCTGCTTGTGCAGGGACTCTTCGGCCCGCTGACGCTCCTGCACTTCCTCGATCAGTTGGGCTACCGTATCCCGCAGTTCCGCGGTGCGCCCTTTGACGCGCTGCTCCAGTTCGTCGTGGGACCGCTTCAGGGCCTCTTCCGCCTGCTTGCGTTCAGTGATATCCTGAACCGTGCCAAAACCGCCGAGCAACCGGCCTTGCGGATCGACCTCCAGTTCGGCCTTCTCCCGCACCCACTTCACGGTGTCATCCACGACGATGCGATGCTCGATGTCGTAGGGCTCACCACCGAGGGCCGCGGTCCAGTTCCGGTCAACGTACTGCCTATCCTCGGGATGTACGGCCGCGAGAAACGCCTCATAAGTCAGCGGCGTTCCCGGGGAAATTCCAAACATTCGGTAGGTCTCGTCGGACCAGGACAACTCTTCGCACTTCACATCCAGCCGCCAACTGCCGGTATGGGCCACAGCCTGCGCCCGGTTCAGATCCTCCCGGCTCTCTTGCAGGGCCGCCTCCATGCTTTTGCGTGCGCTGATGTCTTCGAAAACGGTGACAAATTGCCCAGGCTTGGGGGAAGTGGCGGAAATAGAGAAGTGCCGTTGCAGCGGCGGGAAAAAGACCTCGAAAGTAGCAGGTTCCCCGGTTTGCGCCACCCGTGCATAGGTTTCCAGAAAGGGGGCCTCGCCTACGCCATACGCAAGGCTGGCTAACTTTCCATGAATCTGGTCCGGTTGCAGGCCGGTGTGCACTGCGAAGGCAGGATTGGTGGCGAGGACGCGGTAGTCCACCGCCTTGTCCTGGTCATCGTAAATGACCTCGTGCAGCGCCACTCCCTCGGTCATACATTCGAATAAACCCCGGAACCTGGCCTCGCTCTCCTTAAGGGCCTCTTCGGCGCTCTTCCTGGCGGTAATGTCGAAGTGGGTGACCACCGCGGCCACGATGCAGCCCTGGTCGTCCCGGACCGGGGCGGAGTTAACGTTGAGATGAATGGGGGAGCGGCCTTTGTGCCGGAGACTGAACTCTTCATTCAACACCACTTCGCCCAGGTGCAGGGACCGCCACAGAGGCATCTCTTCTTTCCGGTAAACCCGGCCATCGGGATGGTGCCGGGGAATCTGCCAGAAGGTCTCGAGGTCGGGTAGATCCTGTAAGGATGCATCCCAGATCTGGTTCGCCAGGTGGTTGCTCAACCACAGGGGACCATTCGGAGCGGCGACAATAAGCACGCTGGCCGGCATCTGTTCCAATACGGACATGAGGAGCGCCCGCTCGGTTTCCAACTCCCGGGCCAGGTGCTCAAGTTCGACCTTCTGTTGTTCCAGGATTTCGGCCTGGGCCGACAATTCTTCGTTCGAGATGCGCAGTTCTTCGGCCTGGACGGTCAGTTCTTCATTAGCAACCTGCAATTCTTCCGCCTGGTTCTGGGCCAGGTCAAGCAAACGCTGCCGCTCGCGACCCTGAAGGTCACTTTCCCCAGGGGGACAGGAGAGTGGCGGGTGCGTCTCAGAAGAAGACTCGGCCAGTTTCGCCTCCAGGGTCTCTATCCGCCGACGCCACTCGGTTTCGGCCAACCGGTACTCGTCCCTGAGATGTGCCATCACAATCTGATTATCCCGCTCGGCCGCGGTCAGCCGCGACTGCAGCCTCTCAACTTCGAGAAGCAGTTCCTTTCTGGTCTTACCACCGTCGTCCATAGGCGCTATCCTTCTATTCTGATACCCTGAACCCGGGAAAGCGTTCTCATCATCAGTACTCGACCGACCTGCTTTGTAGTATAGCCGTTTGCACACCGAGATAATTTATCTGATTTTACTGGAAAGGTATTATAATTGCTAAATATATGTATTCCCACCGTTGATGACAGGTTTGGCAGGAAACAACAGGACGGCCCAGGCGCAACTAATGAGGGGTAAGGGGAGATTGCAGATATGAGTCCAGAGCGCTTATCCCAGGGCTTGATCCAGGTTTACACCGGCGACGGCAAAGGCAAGACCACCTGCGCCCTGGGGTTGGCCTTTAGGGCCGTGGGCCAGGGTTTCAAGGTCGCCATGCTGCAGTTCATGAAGGGCCGGGAGACCGGCGAAAGCAGGGCTGCAGCGCGGCTGGCTCCGGAGCTGACCCTGCGCTTCTTTGGACGGCCGGGGCTAGTAAACCTGAAGTCCCCGGCCAAAGATGACCTGGAACGGGTCCGGCAGGCCTGGGAAGCGGCGTGCCAGGTGCTCGCGGCGGGGGAGCACGACCTGGTGATCTTAGATGAGATCAACCTGGCCCTGGCCCACGGTCTCATCCCCCTGGAAGAAGCCCTCACGGTCCTGCGCCAGCGGCCGCCCTGGGTGGAGGTCGTCCTCACCGGCCGACGGGCTCCTCAGGAACTGCTAGCCCTGGCTGATCTGATCACGGAGATGGTCCCGGTAAAGCACTATTACCAGGCCGGCGTGCGGGCCCGCCGCGGAATTGAATGGTGATGGCCATAAAGATGTGGCAGCGCTGCCCCCGTCGGTGCTCAGAGGGAACTTGCGGCAGGGAAGTCCCCCTTTGGGAAAGGGGGATTTAGGGGGATTTGGCTTTT
Encoded proteins:
- a CDS encoding NUDIX domain-containing protein, coding for MSKHSAGLLLYRWRSGGLEVLLVHPGGPFWAGKDDGAWSIPKGEFNPPEDPLAAAYREFNEETSCLAAGGVIRLTSLKQPSGKLIQAWALKGDCDAEAIHSNTFTLEWPPRSGHLQEFPEVDRAAWFSLEVARKKIIKGQAGFLEELGYLVQDSRP
- a CDS encoding PAS domain S-box protein; translated protein: MDDGGKTRKELLLEVERLQSRLTAAERDNQIVMAHLRDEYRLAETEWRRRIETLEAKLAESSSETHPPLSCPPGESDLQGRERQRLLDLAQNQAEELQVANEELTVQAEELRISNEELSAQAEILEQQKVELEHLARELETERALLMSVLEQMPASVLIVAAPNGPLWLSNHLANQIWDASLQDLPDLETFWQIPRHHPDGRVYRKEEMPLWRSLHLGEVVLNEEFSLRHKGRSPIHLNVNSAPVRDDQGCIVAAVVTHFDITARKSAEEALKESEARFRGLFECMTEGVALHEVIYDDQDKAVDYRVLATNPAFAVHTGLQPDQIHGKLASLAYGVGEAPFLETYARVAQTGEPATFEVFFPPLQRHFSISATSPKPGQFVTVFEDISARKSMEAALQESREDLNRAQAVAHTGSWRLDVKCEELSWSDETYRMFGISPGTPLTYEAFLAAVHPEDRQYVDRNWTAALGGEPYDIEHRIVVDDTVKWVREKAELEVDPQGRLLGGFGTVQDITERKQAEEALKRSHDELEQRVKGRTAELRDTVAQLIEEVQERQRAEESLHKQAQLLELAQEAIIVRDLDSRVVFWNRGAEEAYGWPREQAAGQVTHTLLKTRFPSSREEVDQDLFQTGRWDGELVHIRADGEEIVVASRMVVQRNDEGVPVAILEVDRDVTARRRAEEALQNERQRLLSVLERIPAHVALLRPDRGFAYVNGEFIRRFGEPGSKRCYEVAGQQNPCEECQAVAVFQTGQPVVWEWPGPDGNTYQIYDYPFIDMDGSPLVLEMGVDITVRKRTEEQVASLGRMYRMLSKANEAIVRVTGKEELFRRICRLMMEEGDFRLAWIGLIDLDTRLVKAATKYDLSDEYVQSIAIPVDDVPEGRGPTGIAAREGRYDVCNDIATDPRMAPWREQALARGFQSSAAFPLKVGSEVVGVLSVYADRPGFFTADEIALLESLADDLSFALEFLAQDAQRRLVEEILRESEERLRYLASQLLQAQEKERRYLALELHDDLGQSLMVLKMQLRAIEKMVPPEQWRTKEECAHSLDYLNGVIDNVRRLARNLRPSVLDDLGLVAGLRVLGEEFCKYHEIELSLKMDDIEGLFSRDEEVNLYRIFQETLTNIAKHSQARQVSIVIRRSPDGVSFQVTDDGVGFDLDQILVRDAAKKGLGLAALEERVHILGGALTIKAQKHRGTEIFFTVPSMEKRPTD
- the cobO gene encoding cob(I)yrinic acid a,c-diamide adenosyltransferase yields the protein MSPERLSQGLIQVYTGDGKGKTTCALGLAFRAVGQGFKVAMLQFMKGRETGESRAAARLAPELTLRFFGRPGLVNLKSPAKDDLERVRQAWEAACQVLAAGEHDLVILDEINLALAHGLIPLEEALTVLRQRPPWVEVVLTGRRAPQELLALADLITEMVPVKHYYQAGVRARRGIEW